TTCTTTTCTTACTAGGTTCAGGATACGTATTGTGGTCAGGATTATGCTTTGATCTTGTCCATCATGAGCAGCTTCTGTTACATAATTCTATTTAGTTAAAAGTAATTTGGTGGACATTAAAAAAATGAATTATGTATACAACTAGCCACAGATGGTTTAACTGACAGCATGCGTTGTAGCTCTGTTTTCATACTGTACTGCATAGTCCACCTTGGGCACTACTCTCTGATATGCAATTCCCACATATTAAAAGTTCACAACCACTATAAGAGGCAGATACTAAATTTCGTTAAGGTCACGAAATGATCGATGATCGAAAGCAAGACTCCCCTTGATATATTCCCAGAAAAAAAATAGAAGGATTGAAAAACTAGACTCTTCTGACTCTATGTATACAACTGGACCCCATTTGGTCAATGATGTGAGATTCTATCATCGAGGCCACTAGATCTAGTCTATTCAAGACACATGATGTAGATATATAGTCAAATAGGACGTTTGGATATATAGTCTCCGACTGCTACCAGCCAGAGCATCAAAATTCTACATTAAACTCTGTGGACTACCAGGTCATACATACCAACTCTCACATGGATCTACAGAGAAACGATTGCAAAGCCCAAACAAAGCAAAACCACCGCCATCACAGCCAACTCAATTGCACAAAACTCTAACAGCGAAAGAACATTAAGTTGGAACAGGGTCTGCATGGCCTAATTACCAGAAGAAGATACAATTTCCATGGGAAAAGGCGAAGAGCATGTTGCCCCGAAGCTAAAGGTCATGGCACGAGGGGAGATGCACAAATGATGAAACCACCTAAACGGTCTCATGCCCGGACAGGATTCAAATTTTTTAGACGGAATGATTTGTTCTTCATTCATCTCATCGATTTCACACATATACATGACTCTTGATGCGGATGCACGCACCGGGAGAAAGGTATGGTTAACTATGGAAAGGCTTACTGAAGCTGAAATGTTGAAGAAATATTTTGGCTACGAAGATCACCAATATTATCTGTTGAGGAAACAAATTGTCATTACTACTGATGACCTGTCATTAACTGCATTTGAGAATGTTGAGCTAATAAACAACCGGAACCTCAGACTCACAAGAGAATTATGTAATGGGTGACTATGACCATACGATGGACGCCACTTGCGGTCGAGCAGTTCATGAGAGATGAACACGTCTTCTCATCAACTCGACCACCTACAATGAACCTACATGATTCCAATACGTACTCAGAATTCTAATTAAGTTCAGAACTAGCAGTGATTATCTTGACCATCCGATGCCACTTGCGCGCATTATAATGGAAAAAAATAAATCAATCAATAGTTGGCACATGGAAGTTGACAGAAGAATACAAAAACCAGGCATGTGTCATGGAGTCATGGCATGGGTAAGAGACTTGCCTTCAGCCAAGCAACAGCTTTGAAACTGGATGATTATTACCCCAAATTTCCCAATTGGCTGCCTACTTAATTCTATCCCACCAGTGGCAATGAGTAGCCCTTCCCTTGTCTCCATGTGGATTGCACTGTTACCAGGCTCCACTTGTTGACGTTATTGTTGAAAAACTCGGCCCCAAGTGCCGCTACATGATGCATCAATGTCGACAGAAGAATCAATATCGTAAGTTATATGATAAAAATCTGCATATATATTGGATCCTTGACACATTTTTTTCGCAAGGAGGTTAATTAGCAGCAAAGAAATTCTCAAGTTAATTATTCGTAGATTTGACCCCTCATCTCTGCCTTAATTCTCTAAAGAAGGGTTGCTTTCTGATCTCAATTTGTCCTACTAGCTAGGACACTTGCATGCATGTTGTGAAGCCAACAAGGGCACAGCTAATCTTTGATGCTAGCATAAAAAAATTGGTTCATGTCACATAAGCATGACATAGCTTGGGCATCAACTTGAAGCTTCCATCTCATCATTGTTGGCGCTTACTGATTTAATTAATTAATCGAGGACACGTTATTTCTGTCATGTCAATGTGCTCGTGTGAGCGATCTGTTCTACATGGAGGACCCAACTACCCTATGGTCTCTACTTTCCAAACTCTTGGTGACCTAAACAATATATTTTATCAAGATCAACTAATTAAGCTAGATATAGGTTAGCTAGCTCCTGAAAGATCACCATGGAGTAACTGACTGATATGTACACTTTTTGATACTATCATATTCATGACTACTACCGACTATTTTGCAGTATGATTATCATCAAAACCATTTGACTCTATTGTGTACACGTATTGTTGCTAACTTCTATTTGTGACCATGTGCATTTTCCAAGAAAATGAGGCAGCTTGCAAAGCTGCAGTTGCTGCATCTGAACAAGCTATCAGCCGTCCTAACTTTGTGTACCTAATACCTTACTCCTGCAGACTGCAGGTATATAATATAGATAGATATGTAGGTAGTTAGATACTTGGTGAAGTCACAGACATACAAAACTGAAACAGAGTGATATGGTCAACTTAAAGGATGAATCTGCATTTAATTGAACATGGTAACCGTACAATTGGTACATTAGGTCTACAGGTCAAATTGTTGCTGATTGTACACACAGCTAATCACCATGATCACCTCACTCAAGATATTATGAGTTGAGGTTCCTTTATAAGGAAAGAAGAGTTGACTTCTGAATTATGATCCATACACAGGCTGACAGGCATGAATGCGTACTACCACAGGGCCAATTTTGTATGTCTCATTGTAACAACTTGCAAGTTATTTTCCCTTCTTCCAAGTCAAACAAGTATATACGCACATGTGACGATAAGAAAAGTGAGAGACCAAGACATAATCAATCGGCTATAAGTATGAAATAATAATGGTTGTAAATAAAAGTCTAGACAAAAAGATCGAACTAACGACTGTATTGAATTTGTAATGCCACTTGTTACCTAGGAAAATAGAAGTTACCCAAAATTTCTTTAGGAGAAATAGAAGAGGAAGCAAACTTGAAAAGACCCATCACACGCGCATACTGTTTGGCAGAAGCCATGAATTTTTTAAAATCAAGGAACCACCTACTCCTTGAATTGCTGCAAATTTCAATCTCTGAGCCACCTAACTAGTAGTGTGTAAAATCTGGTCCGTATGTGTGCACAAATTCAAACACCAAGCTTGAACGGCACTTCAGCTCCCAAATGAAAAATTAGGGAAGTTGATTAAGCTTAGATTAATAAATAAAACAATGCACTTTCTCAAGCCGGGTAAATGCAAGATGCAATTACTGAGAATTTTAACGTCGGCTCTGTTGCAATTTGCAAATGGACGGCGAGAGCCATGAACTGTTGCATACGGGGGCAAGTAAGCAATTGAAAAATGAAGGTTTCAGCGCATCGGGATCTAAAAAGAATTAATGGTGGCACTAAATCCATGATAACTGTACCGGTAAGAGAGAGAGCACCAACGGGATCAGGTAGCCAGAGCTGAACTATACTACTCACGCGGTATTCTAGGCAAATGGTGCACCTAATTAACCTTGGATCACAGCACTGTGCCTTTTCTTAGTCCCCATGATGAGATTAGCCATGATTAAGGTCAATGGTCTTGCATCTGATTACTGTGTTGATATGTTGATTTCCCAAAGAATTCCATGCAAGTAGTCCACTACTGAACGTGCATGCCCTGTGGGTTGTGGTATAGGGAAACCTTGGATCTAGGGAGATATATCTAGTCGTAGTCCAACCTTTGCTTGCAGGTCCAGCCCAGTTCTTGATGATAGATCTCGCTTCGCTAGCCAGCGAGAAATCATTAGTTTTAttaaactttattttatgatttccgTTCGAAAAAAGAATTTCTGTGAATAAATTCGTTTTCTTACCATACTGACTCCAATACATTTTCCTGTAGACATATACTGTACTTACATAACTACAGTATACTGACAAGTACGCCGCCAAATTAAATGGACTTCTTTCTGGCAGGAAATTCTGACTTAGACTGGGAGACACATGGGGCCGGCCGTCTTGCCCTCCCTCTCACCAAATCTCATTACATGGATCAAAGACATATATGTATGAGCGAATATGACTGAACTTCCTCTGACGAATGGCCCTACGCAGGACTGAAATTTAGTCTGAAAGCGATTCCTTGCTTGACGACAGAGTCTCTCCAGCCATAATAATGGGCCGAGCCGATGACGCCGACGATGAGGACTGGCAGGAAGCTTCATCAACGTCGTCGGAGGGACGCGCTCGACGACGTATGTAACACACAGTCTGGACGCGCATCTTAGTTATAACTGGCCTCACAACAGCAGCATGTTGCGCACGTTGAAGCCTATTCCACACACGTAATATAAATCTCAGTCTCCTCTGCCGATATATGTACTGTATTTTTCTGGCTTTCTGCGAGTCTTCACCAAAGAGTGCGGCTGTGGTTTGACATTTCTGATGACGTTGACCGCCTAATCGATCAGCGTAGGTAAGCACCGGCGTACGGCGTTTGTTTAAGCCAGAAATATAGCTCGTCCAAACAGGAGAGGGCCGGGGAAGATAGAGAGAAGGTCGAGGCCATGGTCTAGGCGTCTAGCTAGTAGCCTCTCTATATATATACAAGGCCATGGCAGGGCTGGTGCAGGGCTAGAGAAGAAAGGGTTGGAAGGCTAGAGAAGCTAGAGAGAGAAGGACGTTTGCCTTGGACCAACGAGAGATAAGCTTGTCTTCTGTGGAAGGAGATCGAAATGATCAAGGGAGACCAGAGGCAGCTTGGCGGCCATGAAGATCGGCTGAAAGATCAGGTTTGGAACTGTTTAATTACTTCTCTTGATTTTGTGTTTGTGCTTTTATATGCTCCaaagagtttgatttttcttttcttaATGAGTGTTCATTTATTTGGATAAGTATGCTTTGGACTAGTGGTTAGGACTTGGCTGAGTTTCTCTCTTCTCTGGGATGTGGTTCTTGATCCATGAATGGAAGTCAGGGACTTCTCTTTCTGATTGATGTCAAAATCAATCAGGTGATCATCTTTAGGGACCACAGATCCTGCCATCCTGGTGCTCGTAGAACAGTCAAATTAAACATGTGGATAAGCCAAGAAATGGATTTTTCCACAGCTTGTCCTCCAATAAATTCATGATGTTACGAATTGTTTGCTCATGTTATAATAATATAGACTTTCATGTTGGTGTTGCAGATGGGAGATGATCATCGGGCCTCGGATGGCAAGTTTTTCAGGTTCTTGCAAAACCAGTCAAGCGCAAAAAAGGAGGTACATAATTATCAAACACGTTCAACAAACATATAAAAGGCACAACTTTTCGTAATTAGTTACACAAGGCAGGGTCTGGTACTacgtatcccccttttattcttttTTATTTCAGAAGGGCAGTAAAAATTATTAATTACCCTGAAATTCCTCAACTAATTCATGAAAAAAGAACCTACACCTATCAGCTATTTATATTTTCCTATTGTATTGTTCATCTTCCTACTTGCAAATGTAGTTAGTGCCAACTGCCAAGTAATACATACACACTAAGCCAAGTAGCCAAGTAGCCAATTAGCCATTATCATATGTGATTTACTTCATCAATGAGTATGTAACTAATAACAGGTTTCGCTTTCATCCATTCAGGCTCAAGAAGACAAGATTGCGTCCACAAGGGCAGAGATGGGCGAAGTGAGAAAAGAGAACGAGAGGCTGAAGACGATGTTGTCACAGATGGTGGAGGACCATCGATCCCTTCAGAAGCAGTTCGATGTTCTCCACCAGCAAGGACGAGGCAAAAACCTCGCCGTGGGCTCACCGGAGCACACATCGTCCGCCGACGGCGTCAAGGACCCCAGATTCGTCTCTTTACGCCTCGGAACGAGCGCGAGCATGAGTAGGCAGGACATGGGAGAAGAGATCCGGACCGGCACTAATAATGCAGACGGCAAGTGCATCTCTCTTGGACTTTCATCGGGCAAAGCTATTGGTGCAGCTGGTCAAAGTGAGATGAAGGTGCAGCCAGATGTGCTGACGTTGAGCCCTGGAGGCAGCTCCGAGGATGACGCCGCCACAGAGACAACAACAACATCGAGCAAAGTACCGAAGAACCCGAGGAGCACCGGTGGTGGcgcggaggccgaggaggaggtggcccAGCAGCCCCTGGCCAAGAAGGCCAGGGTGTCGGTGAGGGCTAGGTGTGACACACCAACGGTACGTACATATACGTAAACAACGTACACAAGTGACTAGAAAATTAAATGACTGGGATACCTGTATATGTGTGATTCGTGGTTTGTTGGTGTTCAGATGAACGATGGGTGCCAGTGGAGGAAATACGGGCAGAAGATATCCAAGGGGAACCCATGTCCACGCGCCTACTACCGCTGCACCATCGCAACAGGGTGCCCTGTCAGAAAACAGGTATGTTATTCACTGTCATACATTGCAAAACAACCCAAACACATGGTACCAAAGAATCTGCGGCAAGGTGTGTTTCGCAGACCAAACATGACCAAGATACATGTGTTGCTTCGGAACATCGCAATGCGACTTACTTAGCACTCCCTCTATTTGTAATTCTCGCACACTACTTGAGCGTTCAAGAAAAGTCGAGCTTATACCTGCAAGATGTTGGTGCATCATACAACTCCTATTAGAGATTCGATAacaagtacttcctccgtcccaaaataagtgtcccaACATTAATAATAttcagtgtagattcactcattttgtttcgtatataGTCTACAGTGAAAtccctaaaaggtcttatatttaggaacggagggagtacaactttgTGTACATACATGGTCCCAAATCCGGGGTCAAAACTCCATAAATCAAGCGATCGAGCACTAGCGCCACCAGGGAGGGAACTAGCGGATCGAATCGGGCGGGCACTGGGGGTCGGACTCGGAGATCGGAACCTGACCTGATCGCCAGGGCCGGAGCCGTGCAGGGAGGTGTGCACCTCTCCTGCCTTGGCAACGGTGTCGCCGTCGGGCTCTCTGCCTCTCTCTGGCGGCGATGGGAGCGCGACTTCTCGATCGGCGGCGGCAACGTCAATGGTGCTGTTGGGGTTTAGGCTGATCGCATCGaaacaaactactccctccgtttggaaatacttgtcatagaaatggatacaaatgggtgtatctaaaactaaaatacatctagatacatccattctttggacaagtatttccggacagagggagtaattcCACATGGCCGATGGGGCTTCAGAAATGCTGGAGAGTATGATGGGCTTTGGGTTGGGCCAGCGTCGCCACATGTGTGCTGTCTGCCCACTTGATCAACCAAGTCCACTCAAAAATACAAAGACCCTAAAAATATCTTCTTATTCTTTTACCTTATACTATAAAACCTACTGCAAacattacatgtctttccaaaatgTCTAATGATCCACCATATGTCTTCTCGATTCATATTCGAGTATTTaacaaatactacctccgtcctggtttattagtcttttttgtaatttgtgctaaattttgaccaaagatttaactgacaaaaatgtcaatgcatgtcatcaaaaattgacatgcgtgaacattttgttaattaaatttatggtcaaaatacgGCACAGATTATAATGAAGACCAATAAATCAGGACGAAGGTAGTATATGATGTGCATTTAGGGCTCTCATACGACCGATGCACCTAATGCCAAAAATACATCCATGCTCAAAGTTCTCAAAAACATCTGAAATTGCCACTAACTAATAACAAAATTTTAGATATACCTTCACATTGAAAAATAATAAATATACAAAATTCAAATGTGGAAATTGGTACACCAGTTGCACAAGAACTTCATGTGCAAATGCGTGTGTACATATGTTCGCTCGGTGTAAAAGAAAAGACAATCTTCTCTTTGGTAATAGCAGTAGCGGGGATTTGCACTTGAGCGGACTAATCAAAAATGCTTTAAAACTCGCGCTCGGCTTTCTTTTCAATGGCAGCATCCTTCCTCGCCATGGTGACCGACTGACATGAACGTACATTATGTTTCCCAGGTGCAGAGATGTGCCGAGGACATGTCGATCCTCATCACCACCTACGAGGGCGCGCACAACCACCCGCTCTCCCCCTCCGCAGCCGCCATGGCCTCCACCACCTCCGCGGCCGCGTCCATGCTCATGTCAGGCTCCTCCACCTCGCTCGGCTTCCCCTCCGTCGCCTCCAGCCTCCACGGCCTCAGGTTCAGCCTCCCAGCGGCGACTACCTTCGACCCCTCGAGCCATCTGAGTGGTCGGCCGTTCTTCCTCCCGGCCGCTGCCGGCGCGTCCATCAGCGCCACCCCGTCGTACCCCACCATCACCCTCGATCTCACCTCGCAGACTGCCTCGCAGCAGGCCTTCTCCCTCAGCAACACCAACAGATTCTCCTCCAGCTTCCCCGACTCTCAAGGACACAGCAGCAGTGCTGGTAGGTACCCTTCCACGAACTTCTCCTTCTCCGGCTCTGGTGCGAGCAGCCTGCCCGGCGCCACCGCGTGGCCGGCCGGCGTTGGATCGTACCTGAGCTACGGACCCTCGTCCGGCGCGCCCTACAACGGTGTCGGCAAGAACTCATTCCAGGCCGCGCTGAGCGGCATCAACGGAAGGCAGCAAGCCTCGGTGGCGTCCCTCTACCAGCCGGCGCAGGTGCAGCAGAGGGCAGCCCAGTTTAGCGGCGGCGGAACATGCACGACAGCGCCGATCGTGCTCACCGACACGATCGCCAAGGCGATCACGTCGGACCCGGGCTTCCACACAGCGCTCGCGGCCGCCATCACGTCGTACGTCGGCAAGCCGGCTGCCGGAGGCGGCAAGGGGCTCGAGTGGGGGGAGCACCTCGGGCTGGGCCCGTCGAGTGCGGCGTCCACCGCCTGTTCGTCGCCGTTGCTGGCACGGTCGTCGACGGGGGCGACACAGAGCGGTTCTCCGAACGGGAAGAAGATGTCGTTCTTGCAGCCGTCGCTGGCACTGTCATCGGGCTCCACTAGTGCTACTGCTTCCACCTCACCTGTGAAAAGCAGGGAGCACATTAATTAGTTAGCTGAAGGTTCTGAATTGTGTTTGTGGACTAATTTGATCATttggtgtacatacatatatagtgacTGTAGCATAATTGCTGAAAATGTGTCGATTGATCCCCATTTTAGGCGGAGCTTGCTTTGGGACTGTGGATACACGACCTTTTTGAGGACAATGTCGCCTTGGAGAATACTCGCTCTTTAACTCGGAGTCGTAGAAGCTAGTGTTGTCTTGCTTGCTCAAACGTGCTTGAGGAGTGACGTGTCTCGTATTCAGATCTCCGTTACTTCCAGAAGAGAATATCTATGTACACTAGCTTTGATCCAGTTACAAAACTGCGAATTTCATGGTCATATGATGCGTGTGCAGTATGCAGACACAGTTGTAACCTTTGCTAACGACCAAGTGCATGCATGCAAACCATTGTTCTGAACTTCTCTGCTTTCTGAACAGCAGTAGCGTGTAGTCCCTGCCCACGCAATGAAGTTGCCCAAGAACCACCATATCCACCGTGCGCCTGAACCAAATCCTCTTTGGCGGTGCTTACGATGGCTTCAAATGTGGAGAGAACCGCCTGGGATTTTCACTTGGAGATGACTCTCATAAACCGGCTCACGGAGCTAAACGCGGCCatgacattggtcatcattgaaggCTCCTCTTCAGGTTGCTCACTGGCGCCGCCACCACCAAATATTATCTGCAGATTAGAATGGTGTCACTAATCTCTGCAAAATGCAAAAAAATTATGGGCAACACTAGCATTTGGTGTAGATATTTGCAAATGGATTTCTAAAATGATGTTCTCTAACTTGTACTATTAAAAATAATGGCTGGTCGTCTAGCTAGTAGGCCCAGGGTGACTTCTTGTTCTCTGTCTTGTATAGAGTGTCAGTTGTTTGACAGCTTAATGTGTCTGTGGTCAGTCACACAATGTCACAATGATTCCTAGAGTTTGAGAAATCAGTTGGCTCTTGGGTGCTTGCAGCTTCTATACACGGTCCAATATCAGACTCGTTTTTTCGACAGTAGTGATTCAACTTACCAAGTACTAAAAGGAACACACACGCAGCATAGTGATGGACAAAAATCTAATCATGCAGATCAAATCAGATATACAATGTCTAACCTCAATATCTGTTGCATCAGGACGACTCGAAGATTCTCTGGCGAGCAAATACCGATTGGGTCTTTTTGGATCATCATAGAACACTTTCCACTTTCTGAAACATGAATAACAGATATCTTTAGCCTATTATTTTACTGAACATTTATTTGGATTGTAGAAAAAGGCAACAAATATCGACGCACTCAGGATAGCATCTGAAGATTGCACCGGTAGGCAGCGGCCTCATCGAGTAAACAGTGGTAAAAGTACTGCAAAATGGGTGATGGATGTTAGAAAAAGACACAGGGAAATACAGTGGGCAAAAGAGACCATAAATATTTTAATAACATGAAATTTGTAAAGATGACCATCATTTATAGGTATATTATAGTTGACCATACTTCAGAGCTTTTCGGTATGGTTTCATAAAGATGCATCACTAATTCACTATTCATAACTCTTTGACGGGATCTGTTTCTGTAACTTGGTACTTATTTATGTTGAGGCAACTAGAAACAGTTACATATAGTGGTAGAGAAGATGTTTCTCAGTCCATATTCTCATATTTTTCAAGACACATCCATACTCTGATATCCACAATCAACAACTGTTTATGTCCCGGAAAATACCGATAGTACACATAGAGAGGCAACAATGTACAGATGTTTCCGTTCACTTACCTTAAGAAATTTCTGCGTAGATTCCGAACATTATATCCCACTCCAACATCTCCACTAACAAGACGTGGGTTCCACATGACAAGAGGTCTTATCTTCAGTGGATTAAAACTGGAAGTTATTTTAAGATACCATATTGAGTGGAACATACATACAAATGATAATTGTGATATGCAGACTGTTGAACAAATTATACAAGATGTGAACATAGATGGATGTGCTTGCGCAAATGAAAAATGCCATGCGATGGCTATGCTAAGCTGATGTGCAAATGAATATAGATCCTACAAATATACATGCATGCCAAAATGACCTGTAAATACACATGCTGATCCTATCCTACCAATTTTGCTTGGGACACAAAAGATGGAATTCATTTTCCTTACTATAAACTAAAGCACATGTATCTGCGAACATTAAAAACTTGATCAGGCATAAGTTACATACGGGATCATCAGCGAGTTGAGATGCGATGCGTTCAACAGATTCAAGCATCTGGTGATCAGGGATAATCATAACAACAACTCCGTCATCAGTATCAACTGGCTTTCGGTCACTAAGACTGCAAATCAAAATAAGAGAATAGACAGATTTTAGATTGACAAGAAATCTCATGGTAATCATCTTTTATGCCTTCAAGACAGAAGCAACTAATAACATCTACTACTTCTCTAAAGAAACTCAAATTGGTCCACATCTTGTCCTATTCTGCGAACCTGTCTAGAAAAATATGATATCcacgccacgaatcatttggggagaaTTTACTGGAAAGATCTTAGCAACAAAATTAATGCGCTTCACTAAAAATAGTGCTAGCAGCATGTAACATGAATAGAAAAATGGACCATTACATATAACATGTGCACAAAATTTGAATAAGGAATCCATCCACCACTGTGGCTGGGCTACTGAAAGCAAGGCAATACCTAGCACACTTGAACTTTGCATCTTTCCACTGATGCTTCAGAAGGGCAGCCACTCCAGCGTCAGGGAAGACGGCCTTAACTACCTGTTGTAGACAGACAGCAAGTTGAATGTAAAGAACAGATATTCAAGGTACTTAAAGGACACGATTCACTATGGATGGAGGCCTTTAATCAGGGACATTTAAAACAGAGCTCAAAATGGGAGATAACTGGCCATTTATTATCTGTGTGGATGATAAAATCAGTGAGCTAGGGTCATGCAACTGCAGATGGATCAGACAGAGCAAAAGCTGCATTTATTCATCGCTAAATGACCTTGCATCCAAACCTGGCCAGTCTCTTCCGCGAGTGTGTCGAGGAGTATCCTCGACAGCGCCCAGACCTCGGCCTGCGCTCCTTCCTGGTTGAGGAACTCCAGCTGGGGGATCAGCAGCTCTGCCTACAGCAATGATGATAACACAAGAACAGATCATCAACAGTGAGATCGCGATGCGAGATGGCAAAACTGTATGAGCGACACAAGAATATAATGGTGGATGGGACTTGAACACTGAAACTGTTCCATGGCATTCCAAGTAAAAAATGCAGAAATTTCACAGCAGGTTAAGGTTGAGCCAAAATCAGTGTATATGGACAATCGGAAACCTACAATTCCTCGCATGCCGCCGGAGTTGACGAAATCAGCGCTGGCCTTCCCCGACTGCCATATCGCGCCTTGCAAATCCGACGGCAAGCAACTGAAACCACAGAGACAGCACACGCGGTCAGTCAGACGCGCCACAATCCAAAGCAACACGGCGGCGTTTCCCGCGTGCCTGACCTGTCATCCTCCTGCACCGCCTGCTCCACCGCGCCATCGGCCTCCGATGTCGCCGGCTCGGCCTCCGTGGGGGCTTCCGCGGCGTCGAACTTGCCGAACTTGGCTTGGGCTGGGGAAGGCCCGCGGCGGACGCGCAGCCGCACCGGAGGGAAGGCCGCGGCGACGGGCGAAGGCGCGAGGGGCTggcgggggagaggaggaggggaggggcgcgcgtacTGCCGCGAGAGCAGCGCCGGCGAGGTCGCCATTGCTTCGTGCGGCGTAGGGGAAAAGCAGTACGTGGCCGAGCTGTGACTGGCTGCTCCTCCGTGCTGCTTGGATAACGGTGGGTTTGCTTCGGAAACGGGATCGCCGTCCGATGGAGAACTCAACGCTCCAGATTGCTTGG
This portion of the Triticum dicoccoides isolate Atlit2015 ecotype Zavitan chromosome 7A, WEW_v2.0, whole genome shotgun sequence genome encodes:
- the LOC119329188 gene encoding probable WRKY transcription factor 61 — encoded protein: MIKGDQRQLGGHEDRLKDQMGDDHRASDGKFFRFLQNQSSAKKEAQEDKIASTRAEMGEVRKENERLKTMLSQMVEDHRSLQKQFDVLHQQGRGKNLAVGSPEHTSSADGVKDPRFVSLRLGTSASMSRQDMGEEIRTGTNNADGKCISLGLSSGKAIGAAGQSEMKVQPDVLTLSPGGSSEDDAATETTTTSSKVPKNPRSTGGGAEAEEEVAQQPLAKKARVSVRARCDTPTMNDGCQWRKYGQKISKGNPCPRAYYRCTIATGCPVRKQVQRCAEDMSILITTYEGAHNHPLSPSAAAMASTTSAAASMLMSGSSTSLGFPSVASSLHGLRFSLPAATTFDPSSHLSGRPFFLPAAAGASISATPSYPTITLDLTSQTASQQAFSLSNTNRFSSSFPDSQGHSSSAGRYPSTNFSFSGSGASSLPGATAWPAGVGSYLSYGPSSGAPYNGVGKNSFQAALSGINGRQQASVASLYQPAQVQQRAAQFSGGGTCTTAPIVLTDTIAKAITSDPGFHTALAAAITSYVGKPAAGGGKGLEWGEHLGLGPSSAASTACSSPLLARSSTGATQSGSPNGKKMSFLQPSLALSSGSTSATASTSPVKSREHIN
- the LOC119329191 gene encoding uncharacterized protein LOC119329191, translated to MATSPALLSRQYARPSPPPLPRQPLAPSPVAAAFPPVRLRVRRGPSPAQAKFGKFDAAEAPTEAEPATSEADGAVEQAVQEDDSCLPSDLQGAIWQSGKASADFVNSGGMRGIAELLIPQLEFLNQEGAQAEVWALSRILLDTLAEETGQVVKAVFPDAGVAALLKHQWKDAKFKCASLSDRKPVDTDDGVVVMIIPDHQMLESVERIASQLADDPIRPLVMWNPRLVSGDVGVGYNVRNLRRNFLSTFTTVYSMRPLPTGAIFRCYPEKWKVFYDDPKRPNRYLLARESSSRPDATDIEIIFGGGGASEQPEEEPSMMTNVMAAFSSVSRFMRVISK